GGATGTTCCAAATGTTTCGTTACAGAGGTATACAATTTGCTATGCTGTGGTTTTCTCAGCAAGTCTTTCagtggagggaggaggaggtcggaaggggaaggaagagggttgggagggagagacgtgggaggagggatggaGTTGGGGTTGATACTTTGGACGGTGGGGTAGTCGATCATGCCTGGGCAAGCCCAGATGGATGGCCAACCGGGACCAGAGCGGGTGCGGGGCGGTGAGTTAGTGAAACGAAAGCTAGAGGAAAGATCGATTTTCTCGATAGGGAGATGGGCAGGTGGTGGGCGTTCGGATGAGATGGGGGAGAGGCGATAACATTCGTACGCTGTCCATACAGCCCACCGCATCTATAGAGTATGTAATGTCAGCGTTTAACATGTCACtttttggagatggggatatGAGAGAGGAAAACGTACAAGTTCAGACCACCACCATACGTCGAGAGAGACATAAAACGGTGTAGCAGCCTCACCCCACCATGCATCAGTGTATATCTGAAACTCATCAAATGGTGGTATCTGGCCACACTCTCCCATCGCTTGTTCCATTGCGCTGGCCAGCGTATTGGCGCCTTGactctcttcatcttcagccTCGGCGTCTTCACCATCATACTGGTCTTCATCGACATCGCCCACACCTTCACGCACACTCATACCCGTCTCATCAACCACACCATTACCGCCCCCTCCGTTAACCACGTCCCTCCTCTTAACACGCACACTAGCTTTGGAATGGCTGACCGTCCTCAACCCATGTTGGAGTACTTGCGAATGATGGACGATCCGTAATGTAGCAAGGATACCATTCGGCTTGAACGCTTCGCGCAATAGGCTACGTTCTCGACAATGCCCGAGGGGTGTATCGTCAAAATTCTTGACTATAAAATCTTGCAGCTGAGTTTTggtttttcttttcagcTATACCACtaaaaagcaaaaaaaaaaaagatgatggataAGAGATGAGACCCAcccttctttgtctttccCTTATAGCGCGTCTATCGTTcttggcttcttttctcttgggagtcttttttcttcctttatGGATTGACTGGATATACTTTTTTACTCTGTCCGTCAAGATGGAATCGGTAATGCTCTCATGATACATTGGATGATTCCGGCATGCAATAGTAGCATGTACTACAAAGTTCATTGTCCTGATTTCGCACATGACTGTCAGCCTTTAAACTTTTATATAAACATGGTAGAATGACAGATGCTGGATGGACAGATGGACAGATAGACAAATGACTCACGACAAAGCCCCCAACTTTCCCCAATCGGGTCTCCAAACATCCTTCCCTTGCTcgtccttcatcctcccatCTTTCGCGTTGACAGGATCAGGTGTCGGCCACTTATCGGGAGCGAGGTTTCCTTGGTAATTCGGAGCTGGCATACCGCACAGAATGCGAACTGTTTCGTGTACGATTTTCTACTTTCCCCCCGTGAGGGAAAATGGTACCTTTGGTGAGATCGAGCCAACATGCATGTTGTGAAGCCGAGGATAACTGGGATAGGGGTAGAAAGACGGGAGAACTTACGACAAGGTCAGATTCGGTAACATGTCCTCCCATCCCACCGCCTTGTGGCCCTCTCTTCGCACGCTTTGTGGTGGGCGCATTATGcggtggagaggaggtcctcttcccctcggGGAGTGGGACAGGCGGGGTTTCAGACATTATTTGGTGTCTTGCGATGGTACAACTTATTACCAAGTATGTATTTTGGATGGattgtggatgatgaatgtTTACAATTAATTAGGAGAATCAACATTGGGCCAAGGGATCACCGGCTTTCGGGGGGGAACAGCGCAGGGAAAATATACGGCGTACGCCGCGAAATGTTATTTTGAGTTGCATCCTCGAGCCGGGTCGTGGAAATGCTGTCGCCAAGACGTATGCTGCAAAGCCTTTAGATTGCTGTTATGAGCCTGCCATAACACGAATGCCAAATGGAAGATCCTTGCCAGAAGGTCGTAAAGACTGGCACGTTTGTACAGGAGGCTATACAACAGAAATCGTCGCCTTTCAAAACGAGTTATTGTGACCAGACTGCATCGTCCAGATCCTAAACCTAATATACAACAACTCTAAGGAAGCCTTCCCCCCATCGTCCCgtcctcccttcttcccttttcctccctcttctgccTTTCTATCTACAGTATCAAGCAGTAACACCAACTCTAACCGTCTCAAGGTACTTATCCCTACTCCCCAACTTGTCTGTCCCATCCGCTTTTCGGGAGTACGGTGTCCATTTGGGTTCATCTTGGAAGAGTCGCATGGCTGTTATGGTGTTTGCAGAGTCGACTGTAAAACGGTGGTAGATACTGTTTTGTGGGGGAGATGGCAGTATTAAATCAGCATACGAGTCGTGGGATgggtggaaggggagatggggatggggatgagggAGGGAAATATGGACGTACCCAGCAGGAAGGACGATCAAGTCACCAGCTTCGAGTGCGATCCTAATCCATTGCTCTTCATGCACTCCTTCTGCACCCCGGATATCAAAGTACCCCGATCCTGCGAGGATGTATCGaatctcctcatcttcatgcAAATGCCTGTCCAACAAATATCTTATTAGTCAATCGTAAAAAACTCATACTCGTGCTTATCCTCCAGGCAAAGCAGGAgcagagagagaagaaaagagcgACGCACTCGTCAAAGAACGActtgatcttctcctcatATGCCTCTCCCAACCCTTCCCTAGTCACAGTAATCCGGTCCCTGTTCTTGTATCCTCGCTCCTTTGCAAATTCGTCAATCTTGGATTCCCACGCGCCCTCAGAGTCGATGGGTATACGCTGGTAGACGACGCCGAGCTTGGCGAGGGTGGGTTCGGGGATGTCGATGCCGGTATCGTGAGGGAGACGTTGGTCTCCACTATGGAGGTAGAGTCAGAAGGGTGTTGAACAGACGGGAATAGGATAGGACGTACGGCTTGTCGTCGTAAATGTACGCCTTCATTGTTCTTATGTGGAAATCGAAAACGAAATGGTATACGTACAAACTGGCGAATAAAAACAAGTCGAAAACATGGAAAATAATGACGTGCTCACGAACGATCGTGTGGCGAATCAGGCTCACTtgagggtggaggtggaggcgcGTGAGTTATCAGTGTCATTTGGCGTAAACAAATGCGGCGTCTGCTTTTCGAGAGCTCTTCACCTCGTCAGAAAAGCGTCTCTGCGAGTGTCGTATTTTGTTACTGGTTCTACAAGGTTTTACAGTCTCCACAGCGAAGACGCATACCACAGCACAACGCTGCTCCTTAAGAATTTTCGCGCTGTATATCACTCTCCTACACCCACCACACCCGCACACTCAGCCACAAGCCAGCACCGGGCTGAACCAAAGGCAAGTTTGTGCTCGTTTGCCATGCGCACGGACCCCCTCTGACCTGTAATGCTGCAGGAGAGAGCGTGTCTTCCCCGCAACGACGTcatttcccttccccacTGCCTATACATAACTGCTTATTCGCCACCGTGCTATACACCTCTGTTTCTTCctacctcttctttcccaacaCACGtcaccttcccttcccctgTCCGAGTAGACCACCGTGACTGTGCCACAGTCAAACCAAGGAAACCTCACGTCACTAGTTGTCATTcgcctttcccttcttccttacACCTGCTTGTTCGTTTACAGCTCCAATCCCAACATGCCATCCCCAAAGCAGGCGGAAAAGCTGGCAAATCCTGCCGTTGCATACACTCTTCTCGAAAAGCTCGGCGCCGGCAACTTTGGCACAGTTTGGAAAGCGCAAGTTTGATACATTCAGTCAGTGAACGATTACTGACGTCGGTGCTAGCTCGCATAATGATACGAAGCAAATAGTAGCTATCAAAATGATAGGTAAATCTTCATCCACATACTACAGCCGAAACGAGCGCTGACCCCGCTCAGACCTCGAATCATCAGACGACGATATCTCTGAGATACAAGCCGAGATTGCACACCTCTCTTCATGCTGGTCTGACCACGTTACAAAATACTATGGTTCATTTGTCAGGGGCGCGAGGCTATGGATCGTAATGGAGTATCTAGCTGGTGGGAGCTGCCTTGACTTGGTACGTCATAAAGTTGCTACAATGGGGTTGAGAGGTCTGATAACGAAATAGTTGAAACCAGGCGTGTTCACGGAAGCTCAGATAGCTATTGTCTGTCGGGAACTTTTGTTAGGTTTAGAATATCTCCATATGGAGGGAAAGATTCACAGAGATATCAAGGCTGCCAACGTCCTACTTTCCGCGTCTGGGGATGTCAAACTAGGTACGCTCAcgatctcttcctccatcattTGGTAAGACTTATTCATCGTCTTTTGATAGCCGACTTTGGAGTCGCCGCCCAACTTTCGTCTCACAAATCCCAACGCCACACTTTTGTCGGTACCCCCTTCTGGATGGCGCCAGAAGTGATTCGTCAAGCCGGTTACGACTCTCGGGCTGATATCTGGTCCCTTGGTATCACGGCCATTGAGATGGCCAAAGGCGATCCACCGCTCAGCGAGTATCACCCTATGAgagtcctcttcctcatccctAAAGCTCGTGCACCGACGCTAGATCCCGAAGAAGGGTGGAGTGAAGAATTCCAAGATTTTATTGAAAAATGTCTCCAGAAAGACCCGCGTGATCGAGCAACCGCTaagcagcttcttcaacatcgATTCATCCGTTCCGCCAAAAAAACCACCGATCTTATTCCCCTCATCACCCGCTACCAAAGTTACAAGTCCTCTCACCCGTCCTCTAAACCCAATACCACCCCATCTAAAACGCTCAACCGCCTCGCCGCGGGTTTGGGCGGACTGACGATAGATGGGAACGGGTACGGCCAGGGGACGATGGGGAGTGAATGGAATTTTGATGAGACAATAAGGAGTACAACGAGGGGTGTACCCATAAATCTCAACTTGGAGGACATGGATGAAGGgtttgatgaggatgagggtgaggatgatTGGGACGCGAAAAtggcagagatggaaagatggGATGGTACGGTAAAAGAGAATGGGGGTGATTTGTTGGTTGCGGGGGCGTTGACCGGATCGGAAATGTCTTCGCCGATGATTGAGAGGCAGCCGAATAGGAGAAATTCGACTCCTCCCCCCGGAGCATCAGCTTCAAACACGGACAcaagagaggagggagagagaaaaggagtCGATGAGCCAAAAACGCCGCCGAGCTCTacatctccctctccgTCCCAGAGAAGTCTACAGTCTTCAACGGGGAGTGTCTCGTCGGGCAAGTCGACgtggaagcagaggaatGATAAAGTTAGAGGTACTGTGGTGAAAGAGGGTGATGTCGGTGATGGGTACGTTTTTTTCATTCTCTCTGCCTCATTCCTTTGCCCGCtatcccttccttttctcacta
The Cryptococcus neoformans var. neoformans JEC21 chromosome 8 sequence genome window above contains:
- a CDS encoding expressed protein — protein: MSETPPVPLPEGKRTSSPPHNAPTTKRAKRGPQGGGMGGHVTESDLVKIVHETVRILCGMPAPNYQGNLAPDKWPTPDPVNAKDGRMKDEQGKDVWRPDWGKLGALSTMNFVVHATIACRNHPMYHESITDSILTDRVKKYIQSIHKGRKKTPKRKEAKNDRRAIRERQRRLQDFIVKNFDDTPLGHCRERSLLREAFKPNGILATLRIVHHSQVLQHGLRTVSHSKASVRVKRRDVVNGGGGNGVVDETGMSVREGVGDVDEDQYDGEDAEAEDEESQGANTLASAMEQAMGECGQIPPFDEFQIYTDAWWGEAATPFYVSLDVWWWSELMRWAVWTAYECYRLSPISSERPPPAHLPIEKIDLSSSFRFTNSPPRTRSGPGWPSIWACPGMIDYPTVQSINPNSIPPPTSLPPNPLPSPSDLLLPPLKDLLRKPQHSKLYTSVTKHLEHPRLLSDDQLAELWVLRQNMRTRREYEFALGSLTGDGKRRSIVGEGGLLRGLGLGPGLGSPGDGERAEGVIGIESVEGNVDGEVRDGEEGNAINPEHAPPQSLSNSLLPTRSTQPRDVPLARQAQGPQAVIHSVNPTTAEQPEQPKQLESELGPEPELGPEQTQLIGLEALGEVVGNAIHAAALAELKKKGNSDDEVDEEIEMLEGYEDISF